The genomic segment TCGTCCGTGGGGATTAAATTTTTCTGGAGTGTTTTTACAAATTCATCGAAATTTACAGTATTTTTTAAGGTATTTATATCTAGTTCTATATTCTCAGCAATTGAAAATTTAGAAGTATCCATAATATATTTTCCTCCTTAATATTATTAGGACCCTCTTAGTTTTATTATATTAGGATGCATATGCTTTTAATCGATAAATGAAATAATTATTTAATTATTACTTAAATTATTGTATCGAAATTCAAATTTATATGCTTTTAACTAATGTAAGTTGGAAATATAGGATTAAGATATTTAAGTTGTGGTATAATTTTCATATGAACTATTAATTGCATAAAATTGGCTATATAAAAAATAATTTCCGATGAAGGTAAAGTATATTTATAGATAATAAACAAAATATGGAATGTTTTATATAAAACAAATGGAGAAGCTATATACACTATAAGATTTGGGAATGAGGGGGAATTAGATGACTAAAAAAATAATTTACAGCTTACTTATTGTAGCAGCGGTAGTTTCTGCAATACCAAAAGAAGTTTCAGCAGAATGGAAGCATAATAATACTGGTTGGTGGTATGAGGAAGGAAAATCTTATAGTACTGGTTGGAAACAAATAAATGGGTCGTGGTACTATTTTGGTAATGATGGTTATATGAAGACCGGATGGATTTTAGATAAGGTTTGGTGGTATTATTTACAGGATAATGGTGCTATGGCATCTGGAAAAACATCAATTAAAGGAAAGGAGTATAAGCTTGATAATAGTGGGAAATGGATAAATAATGCTCTTCCTAATAGAAATGTTAATATGAACATTAGCAGGCCTCCTTCAGAGGAAAAAATGACTACAATCACAGATTTTAGCTTGTTTGAGGAAAATGGAAATGAGTATTTTAAAATTCAAGATAGCTATTATCTAAAAGGTGTATGGAATATAGATGGTAATATATATATTTTTGATGAAAATGGTGTGTTGCAAAAAGGCGAATATACGTCAGAAAGTGGCAGAAAATATAGCTTGGGAGAGGATGGCAGAGTTATAGAATGTCTTAGTGATAAAAATTATAATTTATGTACAGAATATGCACTGACTACTAAATCAACTACAGAAAACTATGAGGTTAAATTAGATGATAGCAATATGCTTACTATAACTGATGTCAATTCGGATGAACCAGAAAAGGATGGAGTAAGAATTGAAGATGGAACAGGTTATAAATTAGACAATACTAAACCAAAGGCAACTATTAAGGAAAACACTTTATATTGTAGAACTAATCAAGCTATAGATTTAGGAATGATAAAAGTAAGTAGTGTAGATGACAAAAGTTCATCATTTCCTAATTTAATAGTAATGTCTAATAGTGAAGATGATAATATTGCCGTTTCAGGAATAAATTTAAGTTTGGAGGATGGATTTTTCAAAGAGATTCATCCAACAGTTATTGCATACAAAGCAGGAAAAACTACTATTACAATAAATGTTAATGGAATCAAGACTTCGTTCGATGTAATAGTTACTGAATAATTTTCTACACTAATATGTAAGGTTAATATTTTTATAATTGTTATGTTTAGTATATATAGAATATTACATTAAAATATAAACTCAAATAGAAGAATTGAGTAATGTATATATAAGTATTAATACAAGCTTAAATAAAAAAGAAAATAGATATGCTATTTTGACTAGTTACACAATTTTAGTAACTAGTCATTTATGGTTTTGAAGAGGAGATTACTTGTCAATTAAATTTTTCTCATATTCCTCTATCATTTTTTTTGTCATCAATCCTCCAATTGGTCCACCTACACGACCATTTAACCTTGATGACTTATTTCCTTTATAATTATCATTAAGTTCTATGCCAAGCTCATTCTCAAATTCTATTTTTAACTTATCTAGTTTTGCTCTTGCTTCTGGAACTAAAGGCCTTCTGCTCATAATTTAACACCTCCATATCAGTATTAGTTTTATAAATTTATAGTAAAATATACTTAATAAATTATTGAATTTAACTGAAGGGATATTCTGGAAAATTAATACAAAGGAGAATTTTAATAATTTTTTTACAAGTATTTGCATAGATTAAAATTTGTAAGAGTGGTTAATATATTAATGCCAAACAAAATCATAGATTAAGGGAGGTAGATTAAGATGGCTTCAAGAAATAAAACTTTAGTTCCAGAGGCAAAAGTAGGTTTAAACAGATTAAAAACTGAGGTAGCTTCAGAAATTGGGTTAAATGACTATGAAAACATTGATAAAGGGAACCTTTCTTCAAGACAAAATGGTAGTGTTGGCGGAGAAATGGTTAAGAGAATGATAGAGAGTTACGAACAAAGTCTCTAGAAATAGATACTTAATGTTTTAACTCAGTTCTTCAATTACCATCCATCCTAAATGAAAGCTAGTAGAATATAGTTAATTACTATTTATTCTACTAGCTTTTTTATTGTATATGAATCTATATTCAAATGAAATCTATGGAAAATAAAAGAGAATAAAAGAAATAGGAAGCATAGATGAGATTCTGAAAAATAATAAAAATAAAATGAGATAAATGGCAGAAAATTTATATGGAATTACTTTACAATATGGTATAAAATGTAAAAGAAGGCGATTAAACATATACTCAAAGGAGTTGAATAATATGTTATATTTATATACTATATCAATAAAGTTAAGTTGTTTATCCTTAATATTGCTATTATTTAGGCTTATTATAAACAAGAATAATATTAATATTTTTGCTAACAAGGAAAAAAGAGGTCTACTGATAACCATACTTGTCATTAGCATTGTACCAATAATTAATATATTTTTTGCAGTTTCAAGTATATATGCGTCAATTTTTATGAAAAAGGAAAAATTTATAAAATTCATCAATGAATAGCTTTAGTAGAATCTAAGGCTATTTTTTCATGAACTTATTACCTCTATAAACTACTAATAAAAAGTATATGAGGATTTTTCATCATAAAGTAATTATAAATTTGCTTAGGAAGATAATTTCTGAATATGAAATTATTTATATATATGACAACAATATTACAATATTATTATATATTTTATAAGATTTATATAAGCGTATTTCATCTTTCTCAGTTACAGATATAATATTTATAAGAAGTTTAAGATTAATTAAATTATGTATAGATGATTAACCTGGAGGAGATGAGTTTAATGAAAATTAGATATATGTTATCGGAATTATGGATTGCGTTTGGTTTTCCAATTATAGTTTTAGGAATTATAATTTTAGTATATTACTTTTCTAAAAAGATAATGAAAAAGAATATGTTTTTTTATAAGATATTTAGATACATAAAAATATCATCTTGCATCATATTTATTTGTTTTATAATAATAGAAGCTTTAATAATAAATTATCCAAAGTATAATCGAAATAGTGACGATTATATTATTGTACTTGGCGCAGGACTTGATAATGGAGGAGTTCCTAATTTAATACTTCGGGAAAGACTTGATATTGCTATAAAATGTATGAAAGAAAATTTAGCTCAGTATATCGTTTTATCCGGAGGACAAGGTACAGATGAAAGTACATCAGAGGCACAGGCCATGAGTGAATATTTACAGGCTAAAGGGATAGAAAAAAACAAGATAATATTAGAGGATAAATCAAGAGATACTAATGAAAATCTAAAATATTCTAAAGAAAAGATTGAAGAATCTAGCAGCAAATCAATAAGTGACATTAAAGTAAAAATAGTG from the Clostridium beijerinckii genome contains:
- a CDS encoding alpha/beta-type small acid-soluble spore protein, giving the protein MASRNKTLVPEAKVGLNRLKTEVASEIGLNDYENIDKGNLSSRQNGSVGGEMVKRMIESYEQSL
- a CDS encoding YdcF family protein, with protein sequence MKIRYMLSELWIAFGFPIIVLGIIILVYYFSKKIMKKNMFFYKIFRYIKISSCIIFICFIIIEALIINYPKYNRNSDDYIIVLGAGLDNGGVPNLILRERLDIAIKCMKENLAQYIVLSGGQGTDESTSEAQAMSEYLQAKGIEKNKIILEDKSRDTNENLKYSKEKIEESSSKSISDIKVKIVTTDFHAFRSSVLAKKNGYKNFDNYSSTMPWYFVPSTYARESIAVIKSILLDK
- a CDS encoding cell wall-binding protein; the encoded protein is MTKKIIYSLLIVAAVVSAIPKEVSAEWKHNNTGWWYEEGKSYSTGWKQINGSWYYFGNDGYMKTGWILDKVWWYYLQDNGAMASGKTSIKGKEYKLDNSGKWINNALPNRNVNMNISRPPSEEKMTTITDFSLFEENGNEYFKIQDSYYLKGVWNIDGNIYIFDENGVLQKGEYTSESGRKYSLGEDGRVIECLSDKNYNLCTEYALTTKSTTENYEVKLDDSNMLTITDVNSDEPEKDGVRIEDGTGYKLDNTKPKATIKENTLYCRTNQAIDLGMIKVSSVDDKSSSFPNLIVMSNSEDDNIAVSGINLSLEDGFFKEIHPTVIAYKAGKTTITINVNGIKTSFDVIVTE
- a CDS encoding alpha/beta-type small acid-soluble spore protein; this encodes MSRRPLVPEARAKLDKLKIEFENELGIELNDNYKGNKSSRLNGRVGGPIGGLMTKKMIEEYEKNLIDK